The sequence CGATGCTCTGAGCAGGGCGGTCGGCATTGTTACGAAGCAAGCCGCGGCCACTGGCAAATAAGGCCTCAATTCTGGGTGGTTAAACACCTGTGACCGACTTTGGAAAAATCGCTAAAGTTCAACATAAATACTGCCGATACCCGACCTTAGCAGCAGGCACCTCCTGCGCTAGGGAGGTGAGGCTTGAACAAGATCGAGCGACTGCCACCGGAAAAGATTGAGCCAGAGCCTGAAATTGAGGTTTATCACTCGCTAACGGCGACTGACTTCGCGGCAAACAAAAATTACCTGCAACACCAGCCTTACGCCATCGTGCTACCTTGGGACGTCAAATGGAAGTCTGTCCCGAACATGCCGACCTACCCGCAGGCCCTGATTGAGGACGCACGCCTCACTCATAACACCAAGATGAAGCTCAAGATGATCATTACGGATCCGAACTACTTCAAGCGTATCTGGATGCAGGACAGCCGCGCGCAATACGTAGAAAACTATGTCGCACAGCTGCAAGTCAGAAACAAGTACTTCGAGCGCCTTCAGCTTGAGCACATTGACCTGCAGATGGACCTCGTCGCACAAGCTAGGATCTTGCAGCATCAACAGATACTCGAGGCCCGCGCCCTCATCGATAAGATTCGCTTGAGTCGCCGCCACCAGCGCTAAGCTGAGTGGCTGAACTCATGAGCCCAGGTCCAGTTAAGTCAGATCGGCTCGGGTCGACTCGACTAAACGGCTGACAGCCTTTAAAATATCCCCAGGATTTATTTTCCTTTTAATTGTTGGAGCAGGACTTATGCGGATGCCACTCATTCGTGGTCTGGCCATTTGCGCCCTAAGCCTCGCGATTCATGGGTGCCGCTCGACAACCAGCAAACCTATGGCTGTAGAAGCTACCGTCGGCGTCAATCTAGGCGATCATTTGCGCTGGCTTGGCTATGCCAAGCCAGCTGAGGCGCAAGTTAAAATCCCCGCAACTCTCGACCTGGCACGGGTGCAAAGCAGTGGCAACATCAGTAAGTACCGAGGCATCATGCGGCTCAGCCTAGGCGGCTTTTCTGGCCACGAATACGACACCCTATATTTCAACGATATCTCTCACGATCCCGTCACAGGAACCTTGATATTTTCAGGTGGTCCAGACGACATTGAAATTGCTGGCGCTACTGCGACTGAGCAGCTGCTTAGTGCCCAGATGAAAATGAGCGATAAGAAAAGAGATGTCGCCATCGAGCTCATACCAGAGCAACAGATGGTAGGGCCGGACGCAAGTAACTTAATTTTTGCCGGCCTACCTGTCATTCCTCCCATCACGGGATCCTACTCAGCTAATTGTCCGGGGCAATTTAGCACCATCCAAATAGAGGCGAGCAAATGGCGCAAAAAGGTCGGCGACGGATTGTTCTCTGATGTACGCCTGGCCGGTCGCAGCGGTAAACCTGAGACCGAGGTCTGTGGTGCTGATCGCATCTGTCTCAAAGAAAGTTTTGCCGCAGGATCCGTCGATCCGATTGCAGGTTTGGTTTCTCTTGGGAACAACAGCCTCAGCCGTCACTGCTCCCTCAACAATAATCAACTGATTTGTGACGGCTGTGTAGCCACATATGATCCTATCTCGCAATATGCGCAACTCATCGGCTCAGGTGAATACAGTCGCCATCCGCGATTGGCGCATGTGCAGCCGAGAGGTGACAATGGCGACGATCCCGACTTGCCGCAATTTGGTGAGTATTATGGATTCCTTCATCACGAGACCACCAACACTTATCAGCTAGTAGCCCTAGATTTAAATCCTACAGCTAACCTGCACGCCGCTGCCACACAGGCCGTCAGCGGCGGGCAAAAAATGAGCGCGGTCGGGACTCTTTACTTTGGCGAGGGTGATTCCAATGAATTTATCAGTTACCACTTTAAACCAAGCACTTGGGAGAGCCGCGCCCCACTGATCCTGGATAGTAATGGGGAGGCTCTCGTGATCATAGACTCATGGACGGATGGCATTCTGAGTGGCTACTGGTATGCCAAGTCATTTGGTCGCGTTGGAAGTATCGAGCTACAGATCGGCACCGTACCGTCACTGCCACGAGGTAGCCACCTAATGAATCGTGTTTCGGGTCGCTACAAAGATAAAGATAGCGAGTTTGAGGTCATGACGACGGCGAATATTTCGGAAGATCCAAATGACTTCTACCCACTAAAGGTCACTGGCTGGGCACGTGATCCGGACGAAAAGTCCCGCCGCCGCAATATTGTAGACGGTAGTTTTGACTTCTATACCGGGTCTTTTGCTCTGAGACTCGATGACGGCAGGACGATTATCGGCCGTAGTGCCGACGCAACCAGTATTCACTGGCCCCCACGGAATCGCTACGGTGTCCCAATGATAGGAAGAATGCAGCAGTTTAAATTTCAGCCGTGAGCAAAGGCGTCGGTGGCTGATAGCAAAACGCACCGAGCAAGTGCGGATGGCAGACTTCAACCTCATCCGACCTCAGAGCGTAGCTTCCTCAAGTAGCTTTCGTCTTTGGTGCGGGGGGACCTGAAAGACCAACATCCACACTTACGGTGCGGCTCGCGCTTAGTCAAAAAACTAAGCACGATTTATATAGCGTAACTGAGCTTGAAGTGAGCGTCTACAGGCAGATGCCTACAAGGCTCATGCTGAGCGAGCAACTTTGCCTGTGGACTTGCCCTTGGACTTCGCCGCCACTTTGGCCGGAGTCTTGGCCTTGGCCGGTGCTGCTGCCTTGTGTGACGGCGCCATGTGTGCGCAGCACTGAATATCCCAGCCCTTGGCAGTAGCGGCTTTAAAGCTCGACGGTGCACCGTAAGCCCACTCCTCACGGGTGGTAAACCGTCGTGCCACGCGCTGACAGGTCTCGAGCGTCCAACGACTCTTTTTCTTCTCGCGTCGCATATGCTCTGCTGGAGTGGAGCTTACAGTCTCTTCGGTGGTCTCAACCGCCTTGGTTTCGTTTTTCTTCTTCTCAGCCATGATCCCTGCCTCCTTAATTCCCGCCTACATGTGGGCGAGCTATGGCAGGTATCGTCGCCAGCGCCTTAGACTTGAGACGCCGAGGACACAAAGCCGCTAACTATCAAATACTATGTACTTATTTTTTTAACCTTCGCTAAACTTCAAAGGCCTAACCGAGTGTCGGGAAGGCCTCGTAATAATGATTTTTTGTTTATCAACTTAGAGTTGTGGCAAAAGACTTTCAATGATTCCATGCCGTTTAGCGATGTTCACCAAAGTACCGTCACGCAACATCGTGTGCAGGATGGCATCAATCTCAGCACAAAGCTGTATAAGTACTTTAGGCATGTAAATGGCAATATCATGGCGCGCGAGCTCGGCCCAAAGATCTAATTGACCATGACGCAGTATCGTCGCTGCCTCAAGACTATCCGTCATGATGCAATCAGCGCCGTTATCGATTAAAGTTGCTAGGTTTAGATTATCGCGCGTTGTTAAAATATTCATTGTAGGAAAACTACGACGCGCTAGTCCCTCTAGATAACCACCATGGTTGACGCCAAGGGTTAGCTTCGACTCCGTAAGATCTACTGGTCTCGGTACCGATTTAGGCCCGAGCACCACAGCGCGATTCCTAAGATAGGGCCTCGTAAACAGTCCAAACTTTCTCCGTTCAGATGTGACGGTAATACCGGAAACGATGACGTCAAAAGCAAGATCTGAGGGTAACTCTGGCTGTGCACAGATCTGCTCGAGTGCTGAGAACTCGCTCCAGGAGAAACCACGAAATTCGACGCCCTTACCTAACTTAGCAGCAATCAGTTGGGTCAGATCGATGTCAAACCCATGATAGCCGCTCGATGTCGTCATGGTGAATGGCGGATAGTCACCACTCGTAGCAACCCGAAGCAAATTTGAGTTGGGGTGAGTCACGTCTGGTACTCCTCTGAACAGGAGGGGAGAATCTAATCCTGAGGCTAGATACGATCGCACACCAATGAGGCGATTACCAGAGAGGTCAAACGCAAGAAGTCCCTGGCTGCTTGCACATCCAGGGACTTCTGTATTTTGGTAGCGGGGGCACGATTTGAACGTGCGATCTTCGGGTTATGAGCCCGACGAGATACCAGGCTTCTCCACCCCGCGGTAGTGACCTCAGTAGGTGGTACTTATAAGCCTGTCGCCCCCCACCGTCAACATAATTCACTGCGACATCACTTTTTGACTCCGCCTCGGATTTACACTTGCGCAGAAGCCCCTTGCTGGATTAACCACTTAGTTCCGATGGAGAGATGGCCGAGTGGCTGAAGGCGCACGCTTGGAAAGCGTGTTTACTCTAACAGGTAACGTGGGTTCGAATCCCACTCTCTCCGCCACCCGCACTATATATCAGTAATCACTTTCCATTTTATGACCCCGGCGCTAACGGCGCGCACGATTGATGAGTGCTGGCATGCCAT is a genomic window of Deltaproteobacteria bacterium containing:
- a CDS encoding amino acid ABC transporter substrate-binding protein, whose amino-acid sequence is MTHPNSNLLRVATSGDYPPFTMTTSSGYHGFDIDLTQLIAAKLGKGVEFRGFSWSEFSALEQICAQPELPSDLAFDVIVSGITVTSERRKFGLFTRPYLRNRAVVLGPKSVPRPVDLTESKLTLGVNHGGYLEGLARRSFPTMNILTTRDNLNLATLIDNGADCIMTDSLEAATILRHGQLDLWAELARHDIAIYMPKVLIQLCAEIDAILHTMLRDGTLVNIAKRHGIIESLLPQL